The following proteins are co-located in the Triticum aestivum cultivar Chinese Spring unplaced genomic scaffold, IWGSC CS RefSeq v2.1 scaffold207544, whole genome shotgun sequence genome:
- the LOC123176417 gene encoding probable glycosyltransferase 6, protein MASETAPFGLTGTAHRPHGHVVLAARVHDALVFAAGAVAAVLLLLCFSSLLAPTPVPNLVAGPSLPFPTSFPQPQENDSEDGLYARVAARPRTFYDDPKLSYAVGRRVAGWDAKRAEWLRLHYPRGPGERVLMLSGSQSYPCAGDGGDHMLLRFLKNKVDYARLHGIELLYNTALLQPDMVAYWAKIPVVRAAMLAHPEAEWVWWLDADAVVTDMDFAPPLATRYKDYNLVVHGWDREVYEARSWVGLNAGVFLIRNCQWSLDFMDAWASMGPASPQYARWGKTLKATLSDKPDAESDDQSALAYLLLKNPKKWGARTYLENQYYFQGYWAEIVDKLDGVAERYRAAERRFGPALRRRHAEGEHAVYAAARNAALRKKDGGVPGPDGGGQKASAWRRPFVTHFTGCNPCGGRPNEIYSNESCAEGMRRALNLADDQVLRAYGFRHAGPLKDDVRPLVA, encoded by the coding sequence ATGGCCTCGGAGACCGCGCCGTTCGGCCTCACGGGGACGGCGCACAGGCCGCACGGCCACGTCGTGCTCGCCGCGCGCGTCCACGACGCGCTCGTCTTCGCCGCGGGCGCCGTCGCGGccgtgctcctcctcctctgcttctcatCCCTGCTCGCTCCAACGCCCGTGCCCAACCTCGTCGCCGGCCCCTCCCTCCCCTTCCCCACCTCCTTCCCGCAGCCGCAGGAGAACGACTCCGAGGACGGCCTCTACGCCAGGGTCGCCGCACGCCCGCGCACCTTCTACGACGACCCCAAGCTCTCCTACGCCGTGGGCCGGCGGGTGGCCGGCTGGGACGCGAAGCGGGCCGAGTGGCTGCGCCTGCACTACCCGCGCGGCCCCGGGGAGCGCGTCCTCATGCTCTCCGGCTCCCAGTCCTACCCctgcgccggcgacggcggcgaccacaTGCTGCTCCGCTTCCTCAAGAACAAGGTCGACTACGCGCGCCTCCACGGGATCGAGCTGCTCTACAACACGGCGCTGCTGCAGCCCGACATGGTGGCCTACTGGGCCAAGATCCCCGTGGTGCGCGCCGCCATGCTCGCCCACCCGGAGGCCGAGTGGGTCTGGTGGCTCGACGCCGACGCCGTCGTCACCGACATGGACTTCGCGCCCCCGCTCGCCACCAGGTACAAGGACTACAACCTCGTCGTCCACGGCTGGGACAGGGAGGTGTACGAGGCCAGGTCCTGGGTCGGCCTCAACGCCGGCGTCTTCCTCATCCGCAACTGCCAGTGGTCGCTCGACTTCATGGACGCATGGGCCAGCATGGGCCCGGCCTCGCCGCAGTACGCGCGATGGGGCAAGACCCTCAAGGCCACGCTCAGCGACAAGCCCGACGCCGAGTCCGACGACCAGTCGGCGCTGGCATACCTGCTGCTCAAGAACCCCAAAAAATGGGGCGCCAGGACCTACCTCGAGAACCAGTACTACTTCCAGGGCTACTGGGCGGAGATCGTGGACAAGCTCGACGGCGTCGCGGAGCGGTACCGGGCGGCGGAGCGGCGGTTCGGGCCCGCGCTCCGGCGGCGGCACGCGGAGGGGGAGCACGCGGTGTAcgcggcggcgaggaacgcggcccTCAGGAAGAAGGACGGCGGCGTCCCGGGGCCCGACGGGGGCGGGCAGAAGGCGTCCGCCTGGCGCCGGCCCTTCGTGACGCACTTCACCGGATGCAACCCCTGCGGCGGCAGGCCCAACGAGATCTACTCCAACGAGAGCTGCGCCGAGGGGATGCGGCGCGCGCTCAACCTCGCCGACGACCAGGTGCTCCGCGCCTACGGATTCCGCCACGCCGGGCCGCTCAAGGACGACGTGCGCCCGCTCGTAGCCTAG